The proteins below come from a single Panicum hallii strain FIL2 chromosome 7, PHallii_v3.1, whole genome shotgun sequence genomic window:
- the LOC112900620 gene encoding transcription factor bHLH62-like — MAASAAWSSTRRWRGSGARWPCCSVSEDVMEEERPLRWCSGGGEQLGFLPILSPPPSPTASPLHRRDERPRVAMADEHFFPGPGDFPSGLGAAPFFGASYSYAPPPGLDAAAAMQGFGLAWADLQLPDSSGTAHFDSALSSLVSSPAHDGSGCGYGGDDVAIGDLIGRLGSICGGAAASASNSCYSTPLSSPPRAAAPSPAFRGCCGYPGGAATAALEASGAGGRLSRVASSKSLGAGAGTPASGSPEAEASRPEMVPMGSGSTGTRDRDPAPPAKKRKASGKGKATSSAKGGEGKDGDDADTAAVKEPAKDYIHVRARRGQATDSHSLAERVRRERISERMKMLQSLVPGCNKITGKALMLDEIINYVQSLQRQVEFLSMKLATMNPELDADARYQAAAALLAPPPTAFPSSYDPSSFVATAHPAQLADSCAGAFRPGWAAQLDDLRSVAGAARHDHSPAAAAAHGHGLHAPPSPPARDSFLHGK, encoded by the exons ATGGCGGCATCGGCGGCGTGGTCGTCGACGAGGAGGTGGAGGGGTAGTGGCGCGCGGTGGCCTTGCTGCTCAGTGAGTGAGGATGTGATGGAGGAGGAGCGGCCCTTGAGGTGGTGCAGTGGAGGTGGAG AGCAGCTCGGCTTCCTCCCCATCCTCTCTCCACCACCTAGTCCTACCGCCTCCCCGCTCCACCGCCGCGACGAGCGACCGCGCGTGGCAATGGCCGACGAGCACTTCTTCCCCGGCCCCGGCGACTTCCCGTCCGGCCTCGGCGCCGCGCCCTTCTTCGGCGCCTCCTACTcctacgcgccgccgccggggctcgacgccgccgccgcgatgcaGGGGTTCGGGCTGGCGTGGGCCGACCTGCAGCTGCCCGACTCCTCCGGCACCGCGCACTTCGACTCGGCGCTGAGCTCCCTCGTCTCGTCCCCGGCGCACGACGGCAGCGGCTGCGGCTacggcggcgacgacgtggcCATCGGCGACCTCATCGGGCGCCTCGGCAGCAtctgcggcggcgccgcggcaaGCGCCAGCAACTCCTGCTACAGCACGCCGCTCAGctccccgccccgcgccgccgcgccgtcgccggccttCCGGGGCTGCTGCGGCTACCCCGGtggcgccgccaccgcggccCTCGAGGCgtccggcgccggcggcaggcTGTCCCGGGTCGCCAGCAGCAAGTCGCTCGGCGCCGGGGCCGGGACGCCGGCATCCGGGAGCCCCGAGGCGGAGGCGAGCCGCCCCGAGATGGTGCCGATGGGCAGCGGCAGCACCGGAACGCGGGACCGGGACCCAGCGCCGCCGGCGAAGAAGCGCAAGGCCTCGGGGAAGGGCAAGGCAACCTCTTCGGCCAAGGGCGGCGAAGGCAAAGATGGCGATGACGCCGACACCGCGGCGGTGAAGGAGCCGGCCAAGGACTACATCCACGtacgggcgcggcgggggcaggcGACGGACAGCCACAGCCTGGCGGAGAGG GTGCGGCGGGAGAGGATCAGCGAGAGGATGAAGATGCTGCAGTCCCTCGTGCCAGGCTGCAACAAG ATCACGGGGAAGGCGCTGATGCTGGACGAGATCATCAACTACGTCCAGTCGCTGCAGCGCCAGGTCGAG TTCCTGTCGATGAAGCTGGCGACGATGAACCCCGAGCTGGACGCGGACGCGCGCTACcaggcggccgcggcgctgTTGGCGCCGCCCCCCACCGCGTTCCCCTCCTCCTACGACCCGTCGTCGTTCGTCGCGACCGCCCACCCGGCGCAGCTGGCGGACTCGTGCGCCGGCGCCTTCCGCCCCGGCTGGGCGGCGCAGCTGGACGACCTCCGCAgcgtcgccggcgccgcgcgccACGACCAcagcccggccgccgccgccgcgcacgggCACGGCCTgcacgcgccgccgtcgccgccggcgcgcgACAGTTTCCTCCACGGCAAGTGA